The DNA region AGCTTCGCTTTCTACGGAACATGGTCCCGCCATTACTACAATTTTCTTACCGCCAATCTTTACACCTTGTACATCAATTATACTATCTTCTGGATGGAAATTTCTATTGGCTTGTTTAAATGGTTCTTGAATCGGCATTACCCGATCGACATACTCATTCATATTTAAAGCTGTAGGATCAAACTTGCTAGTATCTCCAACTATTCCTAAAATATAATAGGCTTCCCCTTGACTAGGATGAATACTGTACCCTTGTGCGATTAGTTTGGCTTTAATTTTCTCTACTTCAATTAGGGGGGAATTTGGTTTCATAACAATTATCATTTGTATCTACTCCTCTGCTTTAAATAATTCTTTAAATAACGTCAATAAAAAAAAGAGGACTCATTAATGAGTCCTCTAACTTATTGTTAAAAGATTATCGATAAAGACTGTTTCTCTATTGAGCACCCCTCAAGGAGAGCTCAGACCCAATCCGCAACTCATTAATTTGGTTAAAGTTATTTATATTTGCGTACACCAAAAAGCCAAAGCTATAATAATAACTCCAGCTAAAATATACGTATGCAAATATAAAAGAAAATATCGCCAAATTATGCATCGTTAATCTCCTAACTTTTTATCAAAATCATTTATTTTGTTAACAATATACACCCTTAAAAACTTCTTGTCAAGTTTTTTCGTTAACAAGATTTACATTAAGCTTAATATTTTATCGAAAACGGCTTGCGATCATAGCTATGAACAGCATCAACAAAACGCACAGTTCCTGATTTAAAACGCATAGAAATAGAATGTGTTCTTATTCCTTCGCCAAAATACTGAACCCCACGCAACAGTTCGCCTTCAGTAATAGCTGTAGCCGCAAACATTACATCGTCGCCAGTTACCAAATCATCAATTGTCAAAACTTTATTTACGTCAGTAATACNNNNNNNNNNNNNNNNNNNNNNNNNNNNNNNNNNNNNNNNNNNNNNNNNNNNNNNNNNNNNNNNNNNNNNNNNNNNNNNNNNNNNNNNNNNNNNNNNNNNATAACCACTGCTGTTGATTTAAATTCCGCTAGATTGTTTTGCAAAAATTCCTTTGCATGCCAAGGATATATTGCCAAAATAACTAAATCCGCTTTTCTAAGCAACTCTTGCGTATTTTGAGTTGTTTTTTGAATAATTTCCTGTTGCCAAGCATATTTTAAAGTTTTTTCGTTGATATCCACGGCATAAATATTCTTATAACCTACTTTTTTTAAGGCTAATGCTATTGAGCCCCCAATCAAACCTAGCCCCACAATTAGAATATTAGAGTTTTTGCTAAAACCATCTTGCATATTACCACGTCCTTATCTACTTATCTACTTATCTACTTATCTACTTATTCTACTTATTCTACTAAAAATACCAATATTATTTATCTACCATACTACCAACCTACTACAGTTTCTTTAATTGCTATATAACTATATTTCTCTGCCCACAATTTGAGCAATCGCTTTTAAATCTTGCATCAAATTATCAAAACGCTCTGGTTTTATCGACTGTTGACCGTCACATTTTGCATTTGCAGGATCATTATGAACTTCAATCATTAAGCCATCTGCGCCTACTGCAACAGCTGCTTTAGATAGAGATTCAAACCATCCACCACATCCCTGCCGCATGACTCGGATCAACTACAATCGGTAAATGACTTAGTTTCTTAATTGCTGGCACTGCACTTAAATCTAGAGTATTGCGCGTGTATCTTTCAAAAGTTCTAATTCCTCGTTCACATAAAATTACATTTTGATTGCCCCCAGCCATAATATATTCTGCTGACATCAACCATTCTTCAATTGTTGCTGACAAACCTCTTTTTAATAAAATTGGTTTATCTGTTTTGCCCAACTCTTTCAATAACTCAAAGTTTTGCATATTTCTTGCGCCTACTTGAATTATATCTACATCGGCCACAAAACGTTCAATTTTATCTGCCGACATAATTTCGCTGACAATTGGTAATCCTGTTTTCTTACGTGCTATTTTCAATAAATCCAAGCCCTCTTCTTGCATACCTTGAAAAGCATAAGGAGAAGTTCTAGGTTTAAATGCGCCACCTCTTAATATATTTGCACCCGAGGCTTGTACGCTTTTCGCGATTGCGGTAATTTGAGCTTCGCTTTCTACGGAACATGGTCCTGCCATTACTACAATTTTCTTACCGCCAATCTTTACACCTTGTACATCAATTATACTATCTTCTGGATGGAAATTTCTATTGGCTTGTTTAAATGGTTCTTGTACTCGCATCACTCGATCGACACTATCATTAATAGTTAAAGACTCAATATCTAATTTACTAGTATCCCCAACTATTCCAAAAATACAATATGAAACACCTTGAATTGGGTGAATTCCAAAACCTTTGTTTTCTAAACGTCCTTTTAATTTAGCTATCTCTTGCGGATTAGCATTAGGTTTCATTACAACTATCATTTTCGTCACTCCTATCAATTTGCATAATTAAAAAGTAATAAAAAAAGAGAACCCTTAATGAGAGTTCTCTAGTAGTTAGCTAAAAAATTTTCTACAATAACCTATAGTTCTTGCACAGCTATATAGTCATCGCGCACTCATTAAATTTATCCATCTTATTTATTTTCAAGCATGCAAAGTAGCTAAAGCTAAAATAAAAGTAGCTCCAGCTAAAATATAAGCTTGTAAATAAAGAAGATGTTTTTAACAAGTTGCTCACAAAAATTTCCCCTAACAT from Succinispira mobilis DSM 6222 includes:
- a CDS encoding fructose-bisphosphatase class II, which codes for ITDVNKVLTIDDLVTGDDVMFAATAITEGELLRGVQYFGEGIRTHSISMRFKSGTVRFVDAVHSYDRKPFSIKY
- a CDS encoding NAD(P)-binding domain-containing protein; this translates as MQDGFSKNSNILIVGLGLIGGSIALALKKVGYKNIYAVDINEKTLKYAWQQEIIQKTTQNTQELLRKADLVILAIYPWHAKEFLQNNLAEFKSTAVV